The Echinicola rosea genome has a segment encoding these proteins:
- a CDS encoding ATP-binding protein, whose translation MKHELRLYCEKTKLADLRDFLITELSHSKLTDVLRNELVLAVEEVCANRIIHTHGCNPSSHLHVKVHQYDDRIIFEITDNGEPFDILDYKTPDLKEVIKDRQKNKAGGGVGILLVKRIMDAIEIETHPSWYMVRLIKQLNSK comes from the coding sequence ATGAAGCATGAGTTGAGACTATATTGCGAAAAGACCAAGCTGGCTGATCTGAGGGATTTCTTGATCACCGAGCTTTCCCATTCCAAGCTCACCGATGTGCTAAGAAACGAGCTGGTGCTGGCTGTGGAAGAGGTGTGTGCAAATCGCATCATCCATACCCACGGCTGTAATCCCTCCAGCCATCTTCATGTAAAAGTCCATCAGTACGATGACCGGATTATTTTTGAGATTACGGACAACGGAGAGCCGTTTGATATTTTGGATTATAAGACTCCGGACTTGAAGGAAGTCATCAAGGACAGGCAAAAAAACAAAGCAGGGGGAGGCGTAGGTATTTTGTTGGTAAAACGCATTATGGACGCCATAGAAATAGAAACACACCCATCTTGGTACATGGTAAGGCTGATCAAGCAATTGAATTCCAAATAA
- a CDS encoding STAS domain-containing protein produces MLTISKKQEDNHILLILDGQVDASNSVELDEAINEVVKNDHKNIFVDGNKLSYISSAGLGVFMSYLEEFEEKNIHFLIYGLSEKVANVFHILGLDQLITIKPSRDEALETIHEA; encoded by the coding sequence ATGTTGACGATTAGTAAGAAGCAAGAAGATAATCATATCCTCCTCATCCTCGATGGACAGGTGGATGCCAGCAACTCTGTGGAGTTGGATGAAGCGATAAATGAAGTTGTTAAAAACGATCATAAAAACATCTTTGTGGACGGCAATAAGCTGTCGTACATTTCCTCTGCAGGATTGGGCGTTTTCATGTCTTACTTGGAGGAATTTGAAGAAAAAAACATCCATTTTTTGATTTATGGACTATCAGAAAAGGTAGCCAATGTGTTCCATATCCTGGGATTGGATCAGTTGATCACCATAAAACCAAGCAGGGACGAGGCCTTAGAGACCATTCATGAAGCATGA
- a CDS encoding DUF721 domain-containing protein: MKKYQDYNPRKKEITPLKEAFEELLQTYKLKDRFNERKIVSAWGEMMGKSIASRTSSIYAKDKKLFVKLTSGPIKKELMMNKSRILNIIEEKFGKNVIEDITFL, encoded by the coding sequence ATGAAAAAATACCAGGACTATAATCCCCGCAAAAAGGAAATCACACCGCTCAAAGAAGCGTTTGAGGAATTACTTCAAACCTATAAACTCAAAGACCGCTTTAACGAAAGGAAAATCGTCAGTGCTTGGGGAGAGATGATGGGGAAATCAATCGCCAGCAGAACGTCCAGTATCTATGCCAAGGACAAAAAACTTTTCGTAAAGCTAACTTCAGGTCCTATCAAAAAAGAATTGATGATGAACAAGTCACGTATTCTTAACATCATTGAAGAAAAATTCGGAAAAAACGTGATAGAGGACATCACATTTTTATAA
- the hemW gene encoding radical SAM family heme chaperone HemW, with amino-acid sequence MAGIYIHIPFCRQACHYCDFHFSTSTALKAKMVSMICKELALQKNYLGKSTPIKTIYFGGGTPSLLSSLELSAILDTISLHYQLDLDEMTIETNPDDLSQEKLKSLKTLGFDRLSIGIQSFSNEVLRFYNRSHTAEESLKSIDKARKTGFEKLSIDLMYGFPAGDHQLWEHDLKQAVQLAPGHISSYCLTVEANTALGKWAKKGTFKPASEDFSADQFELMQKRLEDAGYIQYEISNFGKPDAFAVHNSNYWKGTPYLGIGPSAHSFDGSTRQHNLSNNPKYIKALEDDTILFEKDILSQEDLLNEYLLTALRTIWGVDLQKVNQQFGVDILQAKGTLIEHFREEKLMEADSDYLRLTKKGKLLADFIAGKLFV; translated from the coding sequence TTGGCAGGAATTTATATTCATATCCCCTTTTGCAGACAAGCGTGTCATTACTGTGACTTTCATTTCAGCACTTCTACAGCACTGAAAGCCAAAATGGTCAGTATGATATGCAAAGAACTCGCTCTCCAAAAAAACTATCTTGGCAAAAGCACCCCGATCAAGACCATTTATTTTGGAGGAGGCACTCCTTCGTTGCTCTCATCATTGGAGCTTTCTGCTATTCTGGATACGATATCGCTACACTACCAGCTTGACTTGGACGAAATGACCATCGAGACCAATCCGGACGACCTCAGTCAAGAAAAACTGAAGAGCCTGAAGACGCTTGGCTTTGACCGTCTGAGCATTGGGATACAGAGTTTCAGCAATGAAGTTTTGCGATTTTACAACCGTTCGCATACCGCCGAAGAATCGTTAAAGTCCATCGATAAAGCGAGAAAAACCGGCTTTGAAAAATTATCCATCGACCTGATGTACGGCTTCCCTGCGGGGGATCACCAGCTCTGGGAACATGACCTCAAACAGGCCGTCCAGCTGGCACCTGGCCATATCAGCAGCTATTGCCTTACGGTAGAAGCGAATACTGCATTGGGGAAATGGGCAAAAAAAGGCACTTTCAAACCCGCATCGGAAGATTTTAGCGCTGATCAGTTTGAACTGATGCAAAAAAGACTGGAAGACGCAGGCTATATCCAATATGAAATTTCCAATTTTGGCAAACCAGACGCGTTTGCAGTTCACAACAGCAACTACTGGAAAGGCACCCCCTACCTGGGCATTGGTCCAAGCGCCCATTCCTTTGATGGAAGTACTAGGCAGCATAACCTCTCCAATAATCCAAAATACATCAAGGCACTGGAAGACGACACCATCCTGTTCGAAAAAGATATCCTTAGCCAAGAAGACTTGTTAAATGAATACCTGCTCACTGCACTACGGACAATTTGGGGCGTCGATCTTCAAAAGGTAAACCAACAGTTTGGAGTGGACATCTTACAGGCCAAAGGCACACTGATAGAGCACTTTCGTGAAGAAAAACTGATGGAAGCAGACTCCGACTACCTTCGGCTCACCAAAAAAGGCAAGCTTTTGGCGGACTTTATCGCCGGCAAACTTTTTGTCTAA
- a CDS encoding peptidylprolyl isomerase has product MKTTYQCLWVLGLLVACSPNSKVSQSTPPSDGPQYLLTVGNENVPAEEFMHMLSKNREFDQQEDKLSKEEFEENFELFLNYKLKVKEAEALGMDESVEFLREFNAFKEDLKRPYSLETSLQEGEIRKAYSRMQDVVHAQHILLRFPGNSSREDSVAVFRMAVKLKERAEAGEVFSKLAEEYSQDPSVKNNQGDLGYFTSLQMVYPFEDAVYQLKPGQVSDPVLTDFGYHVIKLLDRKPNPGQVKVSHILIRTDPTDPISEDRAKRRITDIYGALQKEDTSWEEVCQLFSEDVGTKENGGELPWFGVGAFLKEFEDAAFGLTEIGEISSPVKTSYGYHIIRLEDEKPLAPYEELEESLKSKILRDSRSVLINSQVTAIQKSRYNFVENGPLVAVAKEQVTGQPKGLKDLREVYTAQNLLDSTLFTIDGESKKVGDFVDFVEQDEVVVKVERKEPFDAWFKKFVEISLDQAEEADLLANNDDFRLLVNEYREGILLFNLMNERVWQKALKDTAGLMEYFEGHRDQYMWEERAEALIVKVLAPEAEGPVREYLANTRYQGGLKEALEDHLSTLSTLSYKVDEGVFEVHNDPILKTLEIQSGLQEVEVNNKPYIVLLGKQYPAGPKAFEETRGQVIKDYQEHLNQSLISVLKQNFIVQINEDEKERIENIVVAQD; this is encoded by the coding sequence ATGAAAACTACATACCAGTGTCTTTGGGTGTTGGGTTTGTTGGTGGCATGTTCACCAAACTCCAAGGTTTCGCAGAGCACTCCTCCATCAGATGGCCCGCAGTATCTCCTTACGGTAGGCAATGAAAATGTGCCTGCGGAGGAGTTTATGCATATGCTTTCAAAGAATAGGGAGTTTGATCAGCAAGAGGATAAACTCAGTAAGGAGGAATTTGAGGAGAACTTTGAACTTTTCCTGAACTATAAGCTAAAGGTGAAGGAGGCAGAAGCACTTGGCATGGATGAGTCTGTGGAGTTCCTGCGGGAGTTTAATGCGTTTAAGGAAGATCTAAAGCGGCCGTACAGCTTGGAAACTTCTCTCCAAGAGGGGGAAATAAGGAAAGCCTATTCCAGAATGCAGGATGTCGTGCATGCCCAGCATATCTTATTGCGTTTTCCGGGCAATTCAAGCAGAGAAGATTCTGTGGCCGTGTTTCGAATGGCCGTTAAGTTAAAGGAGCGAGCAGAAGCCGGTGAAGTATTTTCCAAACTAGCGGAAGAATACTCCCAAGACCCTTCTGTGAAAAACAACCAAGGTGATTTGGGGTATTTCACTTCGCTGCAGATGGTTTATCCTTTTGAAGATGCTGTTTACCAGCTTAAGCCTGGGCAGGTTTCTGATCCTGTGCTCACGGACTTTGGCTATCATGTCATCAAGCTCTTGGATCGAAAGCCAAATCCCGGCCAAGTAAAGGTGTCTCACATATTGATAAGAACAGATCCCACCGATCCCATTTCGGAAGATCGTGCCAAGCGACGGATTACTGATATTTATGGAGCTCTTCAGAAGGAAGATACCAGTTGGGAGGAAGTATGCCAGCTGTTTTCAGAAGATGTCGGCACCAAAGAGAATGGCGGCGAGCTGCCTTGGTTTGGAGTGGGAGCTTTTCTAAAGGAGTTTGAAGATGCGGCTTTTGGACTAACCGAAATTGGTGAAATCTCTTCCCCGGTGAAGACTTCCTATGGCTACCATATTATTCGACTAGAAGATGAAAAACCACTTGCGCCGTACGAAGAATTGGAAGAAAGCCTGAAGTCAAAGATCCTAAGGGACAGCAGGTCAGTGCTTATCAATAGCCAAGTGACCGCAATTCAGAAATCACGGTACAATTTTGTGGAAAATGGCCCTTTAGTCGCCGTTGCCAAAGAGCAGGTCACTGGGCAGCCTAAGGGATTAAAGGATCTCCGTGAAGTATATACAGCCCAGAATCTTTTGGACAGCACTTTGTTTACCATTGACGGGGAGAGCAAGAAGGTTGGGGATTTTGTGGATTTTGTGGAGCAAGATGAAGTAGTTGTAAAAGTGGAGCGAAAAGAACCATTTGACGCTTGGTTTAAAAAATTCGTCGAAATTTCGCTTGATCAGGCTGAAGAAGCGGATCTTCTGGCCAATAATGACGATTTTAGGCTCTTGGTAAATGAGTATAGGGAAGGGATCCTGCTGTTTAACCTAATGAATGAACGGGTTTGGCAGAAAGCGCTGAAGGATACTGCTGGACTCATGGAGTATTTTGAAGGCCATAGGGATCAGTACATGTGGGAAGAGCGGGCGGAGGCATTGATCGTAAAGGTATTAGCTCCTGAGGCAGAAGGGCCGGTCAGGGAATACTTGGCCAATACCCGCTATCAAGGCGGATTAAAGGAAGCGTTGGAGGATCATTTGTCCACCCTTTCGACATTGTCTTATAAAGTGGATGAGGGAGTTTTTGAAGTTCATAATGATCCAATCCTTAAGACCTTGGAAATACAGTCTGGACTTCAGGAAGTAGAGGTGAATAATAAGCCTTATATTGTGCTCTTGGGCAAACAGTATCCCGCAGGGCCAAAAGCGTTTGAAGAAACACGCGGACAGGTTATAAAGGATTATCAGGAACACTTGAATCAAAGCTTGATCAGCGTACTAAAGCAGAATTTCATCGTTCAGATTAATGAGGATGAAAAAGAGAGAATCGAAAATATCGTTGTTGCGCAGGATTAA
- a CDS encoding POTRA domain-containing protein, which translates to MKRLFIIALFFVCGLGKSLQAQQRYGLDYEVRGEKQESGSEDLADSLAVRNFLNGYIERLREEGYLMAAVERITFRDSAVTALIQTSERFNWVSLESGNLPGQLLRRAGYDPRLFQGHPVSYKKVARLFERILEQKENEGYPFAAVRLDSIRQTGNSLQANIALEEGPYIRFDSLNVQGNARVNQEFLARKLGIVLGEPFSQKKVEAALQTIQNIPYYQFEAAPRVTFQNSEATVHLTLKNRKINTLDGIIGLLPNEAEANKLLVTGQFDLDIYNPAGKGRHYGLHWQRLTQYSQNLEIAALEPQLLGTGIDVNASFFLLKEDTSFVNRDFRLGFGYQVTPRLYMDFFSRWQSGDLLSVPEVSSADELPEVLDFRYHSYGVRLRYQDLDDGYLPKSGWRLVTEWGVGNKKILHNTAIKEAYYEEVPKEAFQVFGTFSAEEFWRVSNRLVSFLRLRGGLLVGDNILKNDMYRLGGLRSIRGFNENFFFANRYVYANFEPRFYFEENSYFLLFTDVGALEQSGWSIPENRDNVLSFGGGLNLSTGSGEFRFLYGMGKSNEQKIGVNYAKIHFGYIGRF; encoded by the coding sequence TTGAAACGCCTATTCATTATAGCATTGTTTTTTGTTTGTGGGCTCGGTAAGTCATTACAGGCCCAACAGCGGTATGGACTGGACTATGAGGTTCGGGGCGAAAAACAAGAAAGTGGCTCCGAGGACTTGGCCGATTCACTGGCCGTAAGGAATTTTCTGAACGGGTATATTGAGCGCCTGAGGGAAGAGGGGTATTTGATGGCAGCGGTGGAGCGGATAACATTTAGAGACAGTGCGGTGACGGCACTTATACAGACCAGTGAGCGATTCAATTGGGTTTCGTTGGAAAGCGGAAATTTGCCAGGGCAGTTGTTAAGGAGGGCGGGCTATGATCCCCGTCTTTTTCAGGGGCATCCTGTTTCATATAAAAAAGTGGCCCGCTTGTTTGAGCGAATATTGGAGCAGAAGGAAAATGAAGGGTATCCTTTTGCGGCAGTAAGGCTAGACAGCATCCGCCAAACTGGAAATTCACTGCAAGCCAATATAGCCCTGGAGGAAGGGCCATATATCCGTTTTGACAGTTTGAATGTACAAGGCAATGCCCGTGTGAATCAGGAGTTTTTGGCCAGGAAGCTGGGAATAGTACTTGGCGAGCCTTTTTCCCAGAAAAAAGTGGAGGCTGCCCTTCAGACCATTCAGAATATACCGTATTACCAATTCGAAGCGGCACCAAGAGTGACTTTTCAAAACAGCGAAGCTACGGTACACCTTACTTTAAAGAACAGAAAGATCAATACCTTGGATGGGATTATCGGTTTGTTGCCAAATGAAGCAGAAGCCAATAAGCTGCTGGTGACAGGGCAATTCGATTTGGATATTTATAATCCCGCCGGCAAAGGACGGCATTACGGTCTCCACTGGCAGAGGCTCACCCAATACAGCCAAAACCTAGAGATAGCGGCATTGGAACCCCAACTTCTGGGGACAGGAATAGATGTCAATGCTTCCTTTTTTCTACTCAAGGAGGATACGAGTTTTGTGAACAGGGATTTTAGGCTCGGGTTTGGTTATCAGGTGACACCGCGGCTGTATATGGATTTTTTTAGCAGATGGCAGTCCGGGGATTTGCTCTCGGTGCCAGAAGTCAGTTCAGCGGATGAATTGCCTGAAGTGCTGGATTTTCGCTACCACAGCTATGGCGTGCGGCTCCGTTATCAGGACTTGGATGACGGCTACCTTCCCAAGAGCGGCTGGAGACTAGTGACTGAATGGGGCGTAGGTAATAAAAAGATCCTGCACAATACAGCGATAAAGGAAGCGTATTATGAGGAAGTACCAAAGGAAGCGTTTCAGGTCTTTGGGACATTTTCGGCTGAGGAATTTTGGCGGGTGAGCAATAGATTGGTCAGCTTTTTGCGATTGCGGGGAGGATTGCTTGTTGGGGACAATATCCTGAAGAACGACATGTACCGTTTGGGAGGTTTGAGGAGCATCAGAGGGTTTAATGAGAATTTCTTTTTCGCAAACCGATATGTTTATGCTAATTTTGAGCCGAGGTTTTATTTTGAAGAGAATTCTTATTTTCTGCTGTTTACAGATGTAGGAGCCTTGGAACAATCCGGGTGGTCGATTCCCGAAAATCGGGATAACGTGTTGTCTTTTGGCGGGGGGCTAAATTTAAGCACGGGAAGTGGTGAGTTCAGGTTTTTGTATGGAATGGGGAAATCAAATGAGCAAAAAATAGGAGTAAACTACGCAAAGATTCACTTTGGATACATTGGCAGATTTTAG
- a CDS encoding DUF4271 domain-containing protein: MKRGFKGLTAMLVMMFLFGALHAQVLENYNPKIVIEQKYELIPSAVLAKVNLNLEDYPMSSFQLEFPEKSAVFLGEKLWLYASSDTSFIISLKALKELGGERTQSLPLTVYKEGIDSDRLSVKKGVFRNGRPVEGGVNVPNEQLREKDPVKDFMILAFVVVLALVALFKVTYPMVFQSALRPVSLFQEEFSEGSSGMKLFSSDVIFYMLVFSMLMSLFAFSFLHLAGHGILDEYLGDGLNSLLLIWLSGAVLFMVMSFLKYLWIKIFAVVYHLDKIDFSQFFYLVKSLMLVLLILYIVVMGFYLQGYAAMDDIMNYAVCLFLVVYLVGIFRLFYLMLKKVPFKSYHLFSYLCSSELVPFLVIVKLIVG, translated from the coding sequence ATGAAGAGAGGTTTTAAAGGGCTGACCGCGATGTTGGTAATGATGTTTCTTTTTGGTGCGCTACATGCCCAGGTGTTGGAAAACTATAATCCGAAGATTGTCATTGAGCAAAAGTACGAGCTTATCCCTTCTGCCGTGTTGGCCAAGGTAAACTTGAATCTGGAGGATTATCCGATGTCTTCTTTTCAATTGGAGTTTCCCGAAAAGTCGGCAGTTTTTTTAGGCGAGAAACTTTGGCTCTACGCCTCATCTGATACGAGTTTCATCATTTCACTGAAAGCACTAAAGGAATTGGGTGGGGAAAGGACACAAAGCCTTCCACTGACAGTATATAAAGAAGGGATAGACAGTGACAGGCTCTCTGTTAAAAAAGGTGTTTTTCGAAATGGTAGGCCCGTCGAGGGCGGGGTCAATGTGCCCAATGAGCAGTTACGAGAAAAGGATCCGGTAAAAGACTTTATGATTTTGGCTTTTGTGGTGGTACTGGCGTTGGTTGCCTTGTTTAAGGTGACCTATCCCATGGTTTTTCAGTCAGCTCTTAGGCCAGTGTCCTTGTTTCAGGAAGAGTTTTCCGAAGGCAGCAGTGGTATGAAGTTGTTTTCGTCTGACGTAATTTTTTACATGCTGGTGTTCAGTATGCTGATGTCGTTGTTTGCATTTTCCTTTTTGCATCTTGCAGGTCATGGTATATTGGATGAGTATTTAGGGGATGGTCTTAATTCACTTTTGTTGATATGGCTGTCCGGTGCTGTGCTCTTTATGGTGATGTCATTTTTAAAATACCTGTGGATCAAGATTTTTGCAGTGGTTTATCACTTGGATAAAATTGATTTCAGTCAGTTTTTTTATCTGGTAAAGAGTTTGATGTTAGTGCTGTTGATTCTGTATATAGTGGTGATGGGATTCTATCTACAGGGATATGCAGCGATGGACGACATAATGAATTATGCCGTATGTTTGTTTCTTGTGGTTTATTTGGTAGGGATTTTTAGACTTTTTTACTTAATGTTAAAAAAAGTCCCTTTTAAAAGTTACCATTTATTTTCTTACCTTTGCAGTTCGGAATTGGTTCCCTTTTTAGTGATCGTTAAACTGATCGTTGGCTAA
- a CDS encoding peptidylprolyl isomerase, translating into MNNLTKTLAVILCFLSTIAVYAQEKDSTSTKENKPSGQILDKIIAKVDNYIILESDLQKSYLEAISQSQEGFEAPSRCDVFESLLVNKLMLAKAEIDSVIVTDAEVIMDVNQRFNMVLQQFGGNEETLVEAYGKTAEQLKSEIHDMVKEQKTVAKMRNSIVQSMSVSPAEVREFYNQIPKDSLPFFSAEVSVGQIVKKPEPSRKEKDRVIKQLNDIKQQILDGDVDFASMAVKYSEDPGSKNQGGDLGFFRKGELAPEYEAMALSLREGEIGEPVESQFGIHLIQLLERRTDSYNTRHILIKPRPTEQDIAAAERELDSLRNLIELDSMSFAKAAKDFSEDRNTSDNGGFFSDPTTGANRLSARTLEDPILYFTIDTMKVGTISHALRYEEQNQRTGEPEKAVRLLYFKNEYPAHRANLEDDYEKLKAATKKQKESEALEDWFKIAKEEVYIDIDPAYDRCNALKEDES; encoded by the coding sequence ATGAATAACCTTACTAAAACGCTGGCCGTTATTTTATGCTTTTTGAGCACTATTGCAGTTTATGCTCAGGAGAAAGACAGTACCAGTACGAAAGAAAACAAGCCATCCGGCCAGATACTGGATAAAATCATCGCCAAAGTAGATAACTATATCATCTTGGAGTCTGATCTTCAGAAGTCATACCTAGAAGCCATTTCGCAATCCCAGGAAGGATTTGAGGCACCCTCCAGGTGTGATGTGTTTGAGTCACTGTTGGTAAATAAATTAATGCTGGCCAAGGCTGAAATTGATTCCGTAATCGTCACTGACGCAGAAGTAATCATGGATGTGAACCAACGGTTCAATATGGTCTTGCAGCAGTTTGGAGGAAATGAGGAAACCCTTGTGGAGGCTTATGGCAAGACTGCTGAGCAGCTAAAGTCAGAGATCCATGATATGGTCAAGGAGCAAAAAACCGTTGCCAAAATGAGAAATTCCATCGTACAGAGCATGTCCGTGTCCCCTGCTGAGGTGCGGGAATTTTATAACCAGATACCAAAGGATTCCTTACCGTTTTTCTCCGCGGAAGTATCGGTAGGTCAGATCGTGAAGAAGCCTGAGCCCAGCCGTAAGGAAAAGGATCGGGTGATCAAGCAATTGAATGATATCAAGCAGCAGATTCTCGACGGAGATGTGGACTTCGCATCCATGGCGGTCAAATATTCTGAAGATCCTGGGTCAAAAAACCAAGGGGGTGATTTGGGATTTTTCCGCAAAGGGGAGCTAGCGCCAGAGTATGAAGCCATGGCCCTTAGTCTCCGAGAAGGTGAAATTGGGGAGCCTGTAGAGTCACAGTTTGGAATTCACTTGATCCAGTTGTTGGAAAGGAGGACCGATTCTTATAACACCCGACATATCCTTATCAAGCCCAGGCCTACAGAGCAGGATATTGCTGCTGCAGAAAGGGAACTGGATAGTCTCAGGAACCTGATCGAATTGGACAGTATGAGTTTTGCGAAGGCAGCAAAGGATTTCTCTGAAGATAGGAATACCTCTGATAATGGCGGGTTCTTTTCAGATCCTACGACCGGGGCAAACCGCCTATCGGCCAGAACACTTGAGGATCCTATCCTGTATTTCACCATAGATACCATGAAGGTGGGCACTATCAGCCATGCTTTGCGTTATGAAGAACAAAATCAACGCACGGGAGAGCCTGAAAAAGCAGTTCGACTGCTCTATTTCAAAAATGAGTATCCTGCTCACCGGGCCAACTTAGAGGATGATTATGAAAAACTAAAAGCGGCTACCAAAAAGCAGAAGGAGTCTGAGGCATTGGAAGACTGGTTTAAAATCGCCAAAGAAGAGGTCTATATTGACATCGATCCGGCGTATGACCGATGTAATGCGCTCAAGGAGGATGAGAGTTGA
- a CDS encoding peptidyl-prolyl cis-trans isomerase → MKKRESKISLLRRINLAFFLFIMIGGASGCGFFSVKSEEDTASSNSPAVASVDDIYLRKSDLDFVTKEATTASDSTDLANRYVQSWVKKHLMIKEASQKVSVSKAELDKKLLDYKYALIVYEYEKAYIEENLNKEVTDEEVKAYYEENIHNFTLKEIIVRANFIKMDKSLSQNNQANRLLGQTDESAKHELRELAIKSAANYYLEDSTWVKFEEIITNTPLAENQNKVQLLTRGKPLIKVEDDQYNYYFKVLEYKLQDQVPPVEFVRDEISKIIVNKRKVNLAESLQNEVYSRAKGNNEFKIYE, encoded by the coding sequence ATGAAAAAGAGAGAATCGAAAATATCGTTGTTGCGCAGGATTAACCTGGCTTTTTTCCTCTTCATCATGATAGGAGGAGCATCTGGCTGTGGTTTTTTCAGCGTTAAATCTGAAGAAGATACTGCATCCAGTAATAGTCCTGCAGTGGCTTCCGTTGATGATATCTATTTGCGTAAATCGGATTTGGATTTTGTCACCAAGGAAGCGACTACGGCCAGTGACAGCACTGACCTGGCCAATCGTTATGTGCAATCGTGGGTAAAAAAGCACTTGATGATCAAGGAAGCCAGCCAAAAAGTGTCCGTTAGCAAAGCAGAGCTCGATAAGAAATTATTGGATTATAAGTATGCTTTGATTGTGTATGAATATGAGAAAGCTTATATCGAGGAAAACCTGAACAAGGAGGTCACTGATGAAGAGGTGAAAGCGTATTATGAAGAAAACATTCATAATTTCACGCTCAAGGAAATCATCGTGCGGGCCAATTTTATCAAAATGGACAAATCGCTTTCCCAGAATAATCAAGCAAACCGCTTGTTAGGGCAAACCGATGAGTCTGCAAAGCACGAGTTAAGGGAGCTGGCGATCAAGTCAGCGGCAAACTATTACTTGGAAGATTCTACTTGGGTAAAATTCGAGGAGATCATCACGAATACCCCATTGGCCGAGAATCAGAATAAAGTCCAGCTTCTGACCAGGGGAAAGCCCTTGATAAAAGTTGAGGACGATCAATATAACTATTATTTTAAGGTGTTGGAATACAAGCTCCAAGATCAGGTTCCTCCTGTGGAATTTGTACGAGATGAAATCTCAAAAATCATTGTCAATAAAAGAAAAGTCAACCTAGCAGAAAGCCTTCAGAATGAAGTTTATTCGAGAGCAAAAGGTAATAATGAATTTAAAATATATGAATAA
- the pheS gene encoding phenylalanine--tRNA ligase subunit alpha has product MHQDKIEALKIEIAAADASNPEELEAYRMRYISKKSVVGALFAEMKNVPNDQKKAYGQMVNSVKQAAEEKFKELIDKVNDGAGKSKSSDIDLTLPATNQPAGGIHPLTATRQRIIEIFERIGFNLSEGPEIEDDWHNFTALNFPENHPAREMQDTFFIEKNPDIALRTHTSSVQVRVMENQQPPIRTLSPGRVFRNEAISARAHCIFHQVEGLYVDENVGFADLKQTLYHFAKEMFGKETKVRFRPSYFPFTEPSAEIDISCLLCGGDGCNVCKGSGWVEIGGSGMVDPNVLENCGIDSEKYTGFAFGMGIERIAMLKYQIKDLRLFTENDIRFLKQFKPLL; this is encoded by the coding sequence ATGCATCAGGATAAAATTGAAGCATTAAAAATAGAAATTGCCGCGGCAGACGCCAGCAATCCAGAGGAACTGGAAGCGTATCGAATGCGCTACATCAGCAAAAAGAGTGTCGTCGGAGCACTCTTTGCTGAAATGAAAAACGTACCGAATGACCAAAAAAAGGCTTATGGCCAAATGGTCAATAGCGTAAAACAAGCTGCTGAGGAGAAATTCAAAGAATTGATTGATAAAGTCAATGATGGTGCAGGCAAGTCCAAGTCTTCCGATATAGACCTGACACTCCCCGCCACCAACCAACCCGCTGGAGGCATCCATCCACTGACGGCTACCCGTCAGCGAATCATTGAGATTTTTGAAAGAATAGGTTTCAATCTTTCAGAAGGACCTGAAATTGAAGACGACTGGCATAACTTTACCGCCCTAAACTTCCCGGAGAACCACCCTGCCAGGGAGATGCAGGACACCTTTTTCATCGAAAAGAATCCTGACATCGCGCTGAGAACCCACACCAGCTCTGTCCAAGTAAGGGTGATGGAAAATCAACAACCTCCTATCCGGACACTATCACCTGGAAGGGTATTCAGAAACGAAGCCATTTCTGCACGTGCACATTGTATTTTCCATCAAGTAGAAGGATTATATGTGGATGAAAATGTTGGATTTGCTGACTTGAAGCAGACCCTTTATCACTTTGCCAAGGAGATGTTTGGCAAAGAGACCAAAGTACGTTTTCGCCCTTCGTATTTTCCTTTCACAGAGCCTAGTGCTGAGATCGATATTTCTTGCCTGCTATGTGGCGGTGATGGCTGTAATGTTTGTAAGGGCTCAGGATGGGTAGAAATCGGCGGATCAGGCATGGTTGATCCCAATGTTTTGGAAAACTGCGGTATTGATTCGGAGAAATATACGGGCTTTGCATTTGGAATGGGAATTGAGCGAATCGCGATGCTCAAGTATCAAATCAAAGATTTAAGGCTGTTTACCGAAAACGACATTCGGTTCCTCAAACAGTTTAAACCGTTGCTTTAG